The nucleotide sequence CTCAGGTGCATATTTTGTTCCTAGATCTAAGGTTCGCCTACTAGGGGGCGGCGGTACCACCACATCATAACCTAACTCGCTCAAGATTTGTTTAAACACGGGCGGAGAATTACCCATGTAAGGGAAGGTTATGCGCACCCAAAATCCTCCTTTGCAGCATGTCAACAAAAGCCTCAATCCGAGTATTGATTCCTACCTGTCCGGTCTGCTCATCCAAGGTCAAAGTAAGCAATGGTTTGCCCTGCTGTTTGCAGGCTAGCTCCAACAGTTTACCGGCCATGGCATCGGGCCCGCAGGCAAAATTAGTCACATGAATAAGTCCGGCTACGCCTTGATTGAGCCAGAAGATGCCGGCTTGAACCACCATATTACTGTAGTGCCAGAATAAGTCCTTACGCAACCGATGGCGACTCCTTTTTCCGAGGGGAATCATTTCGGCGGTTAGCACCTGTACGCCCAAATTACGTAGTTTCTGGAGAACATCGCCGTTGGTGAATTGGTCGTATACAGAGTATGGGTAACCGAGCATAGCTATTCTTAGCTCCGGTGTTCTGGCCAACGGCTTGCTTTGCTCCACGGAGTGAAACCATCTGAAGGTAGGCCAGGCTTCATGAGGAAGCTTGCCGCCTGTTAGCTGAGCTTCATAATGGGCCTGAGCGGCCCGCGCTTTAGTAAACGCTCCCCAAACGTTTCGTTCAGGCACCCATTCGCGTTGCAGATCGGAACAGAGCTTGAACCAGCCCAACGGTCCACGCACGTCTATGCGCGGTGCGATTATAGGTGGCAAGCTGGAAAACGAACACCTAATCATTTCCGGTAAAGCGAGAAACTTTGGGCAAAAGGTGTCATTAGTCCCTACGCCTACCATCCGAGGAATAAACAAAGCATCTACCTTCTGGCTGATTAAGTATGAAATGTGACCGTGAAAAATCTTGACCGGAACACACAGATCTGTAACGGAGTGGCTTATGCCTTGATCAAGCATATTCTTGTTCGTGAGTGGGGATACCACCGCTTCGCATCCCAGCTCGGACCAAAACGTTTGCCAAAACGGCATATAAGAGTAGAAGAACAATGACCGTGGAATACCAATACGTTGTTTACTCATCGCCCACCCCTCCTCCCCCCACAAACCTATAAACTTGCTCATATTCGACCCGTAAACCCTAAGTGCTTGTCTAACCTTAGCGGTACGCTCTGGCCCGGTCGGGCCTTAGAGCCGACAATAGGCCCTTTTTTCAAAACCGCCACCTTTCCAGGAGACCTTCATCCAACAAAGACTGCGCTGCTAGCATGGCTGCGTATTCTACCTGGTAACGACTTAATCCGCCCTGTAAAAAAACAGTAAATGGCGGACGCATGGGGGCGTCAGCTGATAGTTCTATTGAGGAGCCCTGAACGAAGGTGCCTGCTGCCATGATAACCGGGGTTGTATAACCGGGCATTAGAGCGGCTTCAGGATGTACGTATGAATTAATCGGGGACGCCTCCTGGATGGCTTGGCAAAACACCCGGACTTTTTCGGCATCTCCTAGACAAATGGTTTGCACCAAGTCATGCCGCTTTGCTATTGGTTCCGGATGTACGGAAAAGCCAAGCTGCTTAAAAAGTTGAGCGGCAAAAACAGCACCGTGCAGAGCTTCGCCTACTATTAGCGGAGCCAAGTAAAACCCTTGGTAAAATAAGCGATTAAGCCCCAAACTAGGACCACATTCACTGCCTAGACCGGGAGCTATCAAGCGGCTGGCAGCCAATTCTACCAGTTCTTTTTTCCCAACTACATATCCCCCGCATGGTGCCAGTCCACCACCAGGGTTTTTGATCAGGGACCCGGCCGTAAGGTCAGCTCCCACAACAGGTGGTTCTTTGGTTTCAACGAATTCTCCGTAACAGTTGTCTACGATGGTAATCACAGACGGATTGATAGATTTAACCAGCTTAATCAACTCTTCGATCTGCTTTATGGATAAAGCCGGTCGTAAGCCATAACCTCGGGAGCGCTGGATAAAAACGGCTTTGGTCCGGGGACCGATAGCGGCTCGAATAGACTGAGGATTGGGCTGTGCTTCCCCTTGTTCCCACGGTACTTCTTTGTAAATAATACCGTAATCTTTGAGAAAACCTGAGCCACAACGGGTTCCCACAATAATACCGGCCAAGGTGTCGTAAGGACGACCGGTTAGGCTCACCAATTCATCGCCGGGGAACAGGACCCCATACAAACACAGAGCTAAGGCGTGAGTACCGGAGACGATCTGCGGTCGGATCAGGCCGGCTTCGGTGCCGAATGCTGTAGCGAACACTTGTTCCAACTTGTCGCGGCCACCATCGTCATAGCCATAACCGGTGGTGGCAGCAAAGTCCAGATCGCTTACACGGGCCGAACGGTAAACAGCTAACAGGCGTACTTGATTTACCTGTACAGTCTTAGCTATCTGATTGTGGGCATGGTTAATGTCGGCGTCTGCGTAAATTAGCCGGGCTATTTTCACAAGTCCGGGGTCAAATTTGTCTGGATAAAATTGTTGCAAGCACTGTTCCTCCGTTTCCACAGGGAAGCCATCAGTTAGTTCATGCCCTGGATTTACCAGGTAAAGTACCCTGGCAATATTATACCATACATAGGCTTAGGGGGAACATTTTTGGCTAAAGACTGATTTTTGCCGCTAGGTCAAAATTCGGTTCGGATGGTTGTTGAGGGGCGGGTTGTTGGCAAAGGACACAATGACCGGCAAGAAGAGAAGCCTCCCTCAAAAGAAGCGGAGCTTCCCGTTGGCCGAGTAAAGCACCTTCCTTTCGTCCCTGCCTACGTCCCCAAACAAAGCCTATAAAGACGAAACAAAGCCAAGAAAGTACAACTGGACCCCATGGATAAAAAAGCATAGTCCGTCACCTCTTCTTACTGTTCCACGGATTGGCTGCCATATAGAGCGCTGCCGGTAGTGCTAACCATGAAAGAACTGTTTTCAGCGGAGCTAGTAACAGGGCTGTCAAAGAACACAAGATTCCCAACAAGAGGACTTCCACTTTCCCCCAGCAGTGGGCCAGATTCTTAGTAGGTACCTGTTGTCCCTGCCGCCTGTAGTCAATGACATCATCAAGCAGATGGACGCCCATTACCAAGGCCAAAGAAGACAGCATTTCTTTCCCATTTGACCATATTACACCTAATGTTAGCACCAATAACATCTCTGCCCACGCTGACAAACCGGAGGGTAGAAGCGGGTCGCTGCCGGTTAACATGCCACAGGCATAACTGCTGATGAAAATCGTAAAGGCCCAATCAGGAAAGAATCTAGCTGACACAGCGTAAAAAAGCATAGCATAGGCTAGGGTTCCTTTTCCCATGGCATCAGCCAGGGAGAAGCGGAGACCACTGTCCTCCTCTAAGTCCAAGTGATCATCCAGTAATTTGATTGCCAGTTCAAGCAAAAATAATGCGCCCCAAGAAAAACCCAGCCTAGAGATGGTGTTGAACAAAATCTTTCACCTCTCTAAAACCACGTTTGTTCAGGGCTGAAATCGGTAGTATTCTGTGGCCTGGTAACTCCAACCGCAACCGCTCTAGCCCTTTTCCCGCCTGTGGCAAGTCCATTTTGTTAGCCAAAATTACGTAGCCGCCTCGCATTTGAGCAAACAGCGCCACTTGGTAGTCCACCTCGCCCAGCCCTGAAGGGGTACCGTGAACCCCCACCTGGGCAGTGTCCATAACATGCATAATGAGGTCGGCTGCTCTGATAACGCTGAGTGTTTGCGCTATAGCTTGACGAATAGTAATATCAGGATGGATGTAGTCAATTAATCCGCTGGTGTCAGTAATTCGACAGCGCTGGACTCCTTTGGTCACCGGTATTTCGATTACTAAGCTCTGCAATGATTTAGTAGTGTGAGGTTTCGTTCCAACCAGTTGACTGCGAGCAGTGTTGATGTAGTAACGCTTGGTTATTGTTCGATTATCTGGGAATTCAAATGTTAGGTCAGCTTGGTTAAGACCGAGGTAAGAAGCGAAGTTGAGAACAAAGAGGGTCTTACCGGTACCAACCTTTCCTACCACCAGGCATTCCTTCACGCGGCCGACC is from Bacillota bacterium and encodes:
- a CDS encoding GTP-binding protein HSR1, coding for MKECLVVGKVGTGKTLFVLNFASYLGLNQADLTFEFPDNRTITKRYYINTARSQLVGTKPHTTKSLQSLVIEIPVTKGVQRCRITDTSGLIDYIHPDITIRQAIAQTLSVIRAADLIMHVMDTAQVGVHGTPSGLGEVDYQVALFAQMRGGYVILANKMDLPQAGKGLERLRLELPGHRILPISALNKRGFREVKDFVQHHL
- a CDS encoding 2-hydroxyglutaryl-CoA dehydratase, which translates into the protein MSKQRIGIPRSLFFYSYMPFWQTFWSELGCEAVVSPLTNKNMLDQGISHSVTDLCVPVKIFHGHISYLISQKVDALFIPRMVGVGTNDTFCPKFLALPEMIRCSFSSLPPIIAPRIDVRGPLGWFKLCSDLQREWVPERNVWGAFTKARAAQAHYEAQLTGGKLPHEAWPTFRWFHSVEQSKPLARTPELRIAMLGYPYSVYDQFTNGDVLQKLRNLGVQVLTAEMIPLGKRSRHRLRKDLFWHYSNMVVQAGIFWLNQGVAGLIHVTNFACGPDAMAGKLLELACKQQGKPLLTLTLDEQTGQVGINTRIEAFVDMLQRRILGAHNLPLHG